In Sorghum bicolor cultivar BTx623 chromosome 10, Sorghum_bicolor_NCBIv3, whole genome shotgun sequence, one genomic interval encodes:
- the LOC8067706 gene encoding ESCRT-related protein CHMP1 → MGNPEKLMNQIFDLKFTSKSLQRQARKCEKEEKEQKLKVKKAIEKGNMDGARIYAENAIRKRTEHMNYLRLASRLDAVVARLDTQAKMQVIGKSMQSIVKSLDSALATGNLQKMSETMDNFERQFVNMEVQAEFMEGAMAGSTSLSTPETEVNSLMQQVADDYGLEVSVGLPQAAAHAIPAAKDKEKVDEDDLSRRLAELKARG, encoded by the coding sequence ATGGGCAACCCGGAGAAGCTGATGAACCAGATCTTCGACCTCAAGTTCACCTCCAAGTCGCTGCAGCGGCAGGCGCGCAAGTGCGAGAAGGAGGAGAAGGAGCAGAAGCTCAAGGTGAAGAAGGCGATCGAGAAGGGCAACATGGACGGCGCCCGCATCTACGCCGAGAACGCCATCCGCAAGCGCACCGAGCACATGAACTACCTCCGCCTCGCCTCCCGCCTCGACGCCGTCGTCGCACGCCTCGACACGCAGGCCAAGATGCAGGTCATCGGCAAGTCCATGCAGTCCATCGTCAAGTCGCTCGACTCGGCGCTCGCCACCGGGAACCTACAGAAGATGTCCGAGACCATGGACAACTTCGAGCGCCAGTTCGTCAACATGGAGGTCCAGGCCGAGTTCATGGagggcgccatggccggctccACCTCCCTCTCCACGCCCGAGACCGAGGTCAACAGCCTCATGCAGCAGGTCGCCGACGACTACGGGCTCGAGGTCTCCGTCGGTCTGCCACAGGCCGCCGCCCACGCCATCCCTGCCGCCAAGGATAAGGAGAAGGTCGATGAGGATGACCTCTCTCGCCGCCTCGCTGAGCTTAAGGCCCGCGGCTGA
- the LOC8067707 gene encoding 36.4 kDa proline-rich protein: protein MEASGKKLRPFLLTLLLVLSTAVTPILSLPEPDNEVDCDCDKPKAPKPSHSHPPKTKPSHPSPSPSPKPKNPKPPKGPAYPAPGHQQPPKSPSYPPVTRPPVVGPPKGPVTRPPVTRPPVVGPPVTYPPIIGPPVTRPPVVGPPVTYPPITGPPTTPPVVGPPVTYPPITGPPSTTPPITGPPSTTPPVTGPPVTYPPGGGGGSSTPCPPPPPPSTPTPTPSSPTCPADSLKLGACVDLLGGLVHIGLGDPVVNKCCPVLEGLVELEAAVCLCTTIKLKLLNINLYLPLALQLLLTCGKTPPPGYTCTI from the coding sequence ATGGAGGCCAGCGGCAAGAAGCTCCGGCCGTTCCTCCTCACCCTGCTGCTGGTGCTCTCCACCGCCGTGACGCCCATCCTCTCGCTGCCAGAGCCAGACAACGAGGTAGACTGCGACTGCGACAAGCCCAAGGCGCCCAAGCCGTCGCACTCGCACCCGCCCAAGACCAAGCCCTCCCACccatcgccgtcgccgtcgccgaagCCCAAGAACCCCAAGCCACCCAAAGGCCCCGCGTACCCGGCGCCGGGGCACCAGCAACCGCCCAAGAGCCCCTCCTACCCGCCGGTCACGCGTCCGCCAGTCGTCGGCCCGCCCAAGGGCCCCGTCACGCGCCCGCCGGTCACGCGTCCGCCGGTCGTCGGACCACCGGTGACCTACCCGCCGATCATCGGCCCACCGGTCACGCGTCCGCCGGTCGTCGGGCCACCGGTGACCTACCCGCCGATTACCGGCCCTCCGACGACGCCGCCGGTCGTCGGCCCACCGGTCACCTACCCGCCGATCACCGGCCCTCCGTCAACCACGCCTCCGATCACCGGCCCGCCGTCGACGACGCCCCCAGTCACCGGTCCGCCCGTGACCTACCCGcccggcggaggcggcggcagcTCGACGCCgtgcccgccgccgccaccgccatctACCCCGACCCCGACGCCGTCGTCGCCGACGTGCCCGGCGGACTCGCTGAAGCTGGGCGCGTGCGTAGACCTGCTGGGCGGGCTGGTGCACATCGGCCTGGGCGACCCGGTGGTGAACAAGTGCTGCCCGGTGCTGGAGGGGCTGGTGGAGCTGGAGGCGGCCGTGTGCCTGTGCACCACCATCAAGCTCAAGCTCCTCAACATCAACCTCTACCTGCCCCTGGCGCTCCAGCTCCTCCTCACCTGCGGCAAGACGCCGCCGCCGGGCTACACCTGTACCATCTGA